The sequence GTCCAAGAATTTCTCCACCGCAGCCGCCAGCGACGCCAGCCGCCAGGCGCTGGTTTCCTCCTGCATCAACCTCTACATCAAGGGCAACCTGCCGCAACAAGAAAACGCTGGGGGACAGGGTGTGGCGCTGGGCGTGTTTGACGGCTTTGACATCGACTGGGAATACCCGGTGGCCGGTGGCCTGCCCACCAATCATTACAGCGCGGCGGACAAGCAAAACTTCACCCTGCTGCTGGCGGAGTTCCGCCGTCAGCTGGATGCGCTGGGCCAGCAGAACAAGCGTCGCTATTACCTTTCCGCCGCGCTGGGCGCCGGAGTGGACAAAATCCGCAATACCGAACCGAGCAACTACGGCGCTTACCTGGACTGGGCCAATGTGATGTCTTATGACTTCCATGGCGGCTGGGAAGCGCAAGGCCCCACCAACTTCCACTCCAACCTCTACCCGGATCCGGCCAATCCGGCCCAGAACGACGCCAAGTTCTATGATATCGACGACGCGGTGAATGCCCTGGTCAGCGCTGGCCTGGCCCGCAACCGCATCAATGTGGGCATCCCCTTCTATGGCCGCGGCTGGACCGGCGTGGCCGCCGGCCCTAGTGGCAATGGCCTGTATCAAAGCGCCACCGGCCCCGCGCCCGGCACTTACGAGGCGGGTTACGAGGACTATCGCGTGCTGGCGGGCCGCGCAGGCGCGCGTTATGTGCATCCCGTCACCAAGCAGCTGTGGAGCTATGACGGCACGCAGTTCTGGAGTTATGACACACCGGATGTGATCCGCGCCAAGCTGGGCTATGTCAAAGCCCAGCAGCTGGGCGGCGTGTTCAGCTGGTCATTGGATGGCGACGATATGCAAGGCTCACTGCTGTCCACCATGAGCGAGTTGCGCAGCGCCACCGCCGCCACCAAGCCCGCCGGGGTGACGCCGAACCGTTAATGCTAGCAAAGCATTTTTAGCTGGAGTCCAGCATGCCGGTCCGCGTGCCCAATCCCTCGCTCAAGGTACGCGGTCTTTTAACGACGCACCGGCATTGTCACGTTGGCGTAGGATAACGCCATGAAAACGACGTCGCTCTATCGTGGACGCCGGTTTCCTGCGGCCACCATTGCTCAGGCCGTGCGGTGGTATTTCCGCTTCCAGCTCAGCCTGAGCGATGTCGAAGAATTGCTGTTCGAGTGCGGTGTCGTGGTGAGCTGCGAAACGATCCGGCGCTGATGCGACAAATTTGGCGGGCCGAACGGGTCGATTGCGTTTCTGCGCCATCGAGGATACTTGGTCGATGAGATCGAGTGGCCAGGCATGGCGCCCGGCAACACACGGTAATGGATCCGTGGCTTCCATCTCAATGACTGATCAGCCACTCGTGTCCTGTTGGTAGTCAAGATCGTCGGACCTGGTCAAGTCCGGCTCAGCGACCAGTTCCCGATGGAGCCCCCAGACCAACCGAAACAAACCTCAGCCAGGCAAGAAGAAGCAACGCGAAATCACGCAAGCCGACGTTGAGGATGTGATTGCGGAACTGGCGCAGCGTCGACAGGAACAACAACCCCGCAAACCGGGCCGTCGGTCTGCGAAGGACCGTGGCACAGATCACGATGACGATGCGCGAGCTGGATCGACTCAAAGTTGTCGATGCGCCCGCCGAAGGTCTATCAGCCGCGTGCGCGCCGGGCGTGTCTGGGCGAACTGATCCAGATCGACGGCAGCGATCATCGATGGTTCGAGAACCGGGCGCCGGCCTGCACGCTGCTGTCTTACGTGGACCGGGTCACCAACCAGATGCCGACGAGAATGACCAGCGCACCCACCACCTGCGTCGGACGCAGCACGTGTTCATGCAATGCCGTAAAGCCGAGCACGACAAGAATCGAAATCGCGACCATCAACGGATAAGCGACACTCAGGTTCGCCTTGCGCAGCGCGAACGCATACAGCACGAAACCGGCGCCGTATGCGCCGATCGCCGCACCGCGCAGCACCCACGGCAACAGCGCCGAAGCGCCGGCCGCCGCGCCTTGCACCGCGGCGATGCGCAGCAGCACGCTTGCCAATCCGCCGAACGCGCCGCTTGCGGCGAGGATCAGCCAGTTCATCACGCGGTCTCCCTCACCTCGGCAATGCCGGATACACGCGGCGTACGCGTCGCTCCGCCATGGTCGGCCGCTGCCCGACCGCCGAAGATCGCGTCGAACCGGGTTGCACCATGCAGCGCGATCAGGATGATCGCCGGAAACACGACCGAGAAGTTGCGCGACTCGTCGCAGTAGCCGAAGAGCATGAACAGCGGCAGCACCGGCACGAATGCCGCGAAGAAGTACCGGCGATAGCGCGCCGGCGTATTGCGCCACGCCGCGCGGAAGTACACCGCGAGCGGCACCAGCATCAGCGGATTCTGCAGGCTCGGCGTGTAAATCCCCTTGCCGATCAGGTTGTAGAACGACAGATACGACGCCGGATTCACCCAGAATTTCAGGTTGTTCCACAACTGGAAGATGACTAAGTCCCCGTCATTGGCGGCATAGCCGCTCATGATGAAGTGGCGCGTCGCGAAGCAGATCGCGAGCTGCACCGCGAGCCAGCCGAACCGCTTCGACAACGCGACGTCGCTGTCATGCAGGAAGAACAGCGCCAGCGGAACGAGGAAGAACGTTTCCTTGTTCAGCGAGAAGATCGCGATCAGTAGCGTGCATACCACCATGCGCTGTCGCAACAGGAAATAGCACGCACCGAGCGCGCCGAGAATCTCGAAGAAATCGTAGTAGTATCCGCCTCGCTGAAACGTCAGCGGATAGATGAAGCTGAATGCGGCGAGAAAGCCGACCGACTGGCCGAAATTCAGTCCGTGCAGGCGTGCGAGCTTGTAGACCAGCAGCAGCACGAACAGCGCGGACAACACGATCGCGATGTAGGTCAGGTGATAGGTGATCGCGACCGCCGGCGTCCAGTACTCGCTCGGCACGCCCGCAAAAAATAGATTGTGCAGCGTGTCGTGGCGCGTGATCGAACGGTAGATTTTCTGCTGTTTGTCCGGATCGATCCGCTCGGCCAGCCATTTCGCGGCCTTCGGAAACGACGAGCGATAGACCCAGGGCTTCGGCGCGTCGCCGTTCATCATGCCGACCAAGCTGTAGCTGGTCGCGAATTCCCCGCCCTGGTCGTCGCGGAACCCCCATTTCAGCATCATGCTGTTGATGATGTTGCCTGCGCAGATGAACAGCATCACGTAGACGATCGCGAAACGGCAGAACGCCGCCACTCTCTTTTGATTCTTTTCCGTCATGGGTATTGATTGTTCCAATTACAGGATCGGCAGGAAATGCGCGACCAGCACGATCGCCACCATCACGAGCAGCACCCCGAGGCTGCCGCGATTCTCGAGCAGGTGCACGATCGGGTCGTCGTGCATCGCCCCGCGCACCGTCGTGACCCACAGCCGACCGAACAGATAGATCAACGCGATCTGCACGAGCCAGAGCAAATGCGGCGACGCATAACGCGCGGCCGTTTCGGGGGCGCTGATGAAGAGCCCGAACACGACTACCGCGGCAAGCGATGCGCCGATGCCGAACGGCCACAGCACTTCGAGGTCGCCGACCCGGTAGTCGCGACCGGCGGACTCTCGCTTGTCGCTCTGTCGCAGCAGCACGAGCTCCGAACAGCGCTTGACCAGCGCGAGGCTCAGGAACGTGAGGACCGAGAACGCGAGCAGCCAGTGGCTGACGGCGATGCCGACCGCCACGGCGCCGGCAACGATTCGGTGCGTGTACAGCAGCGACAGCACGATGACGTCGAGCAGCACGATCGACTTCAGCCGCCAGCTGTACGCGGTGGTCAACATCAGGTACAGGACGAACATCGCCGCGAATTGCGCCGACACCGCGCAGGCGAGCGCAAATGCCAGCGTCAGCAGGACGGCGCCGCCGCCTATCCCCTGCGCGATCGACAGCGTGCCTTTCGCGAACGGGCGATTGCGCTTGCGCGGATGACGGCGGTCGTTGTCGAGATCCCACAGATCGTTGGCGATGTAAGTCGCGGACGCGCCAAGGGACAGCGCAAAAAACGCCAGCACCAAGGTCCCGATCTTGTCGGCATCGAAGAATGCGAACGCCGTGAGCAACGGCACGAACAGCAACAGGTTCTTCAGCCATTGATGCACGCGCAGCGCCTTGCACCAGGTCGCGACGTTGGCGCACTCGTTCGAAAACTCGCGTTCGACGCGAACTGTGTCGCGAATCGTCGCGGTCACGGCCGGTGCGGCGCCCGCGAGAATCGCGCCCTGCGCCGCGGCCCAGACAGGAAGATCGGCCTTGCTGTCGCCCGCATAGACGAAACGCTCGCCGACGTGCTTGCGAATGCTCTCCAGCTTCGCTTCGCCTTTCAGGTTGGTCTCGCCATCGGTCGCGATGACTTCGTCGAACAGGTCGAGATGCTCGCCGACACGCTCCGCAATCGAGCGATGCGCGGCCGTCGCGAGGATGATCTTGCGGCCTCGCTGCTGCTCCTGTTCGAGATACTCGACCAACGGCGCTCGATAAGGCAAATGTTCGACGCGCAGATCGGCCTGCTCCGCAATCCTGGCCTTGAACGTGCTGCGGCCGCTGGCGAGCCAGAACGGAAATCGCAGCAGGCTCGCCGGCTTGCGCCGGACGGCACGGATGACGGATTCAGCCAGCGTGTCGGTTGTTGTCAGCGTGCCGTCGAGATCGACGACAAGCGGTAAATCTCTGGTCTCACGCACTTTCAATACTATTTGTGTTTTGTTTGAATCAATTATTCATGGCAGCCCGTTAATAAATGCCATGACTTACTGCCGGCGTGAGGCTCGTTCCCTCGCACGCTTCATTTTGCTAACGGCTCGGAATGATACAGCATGGGGCACGTCCTACCATGACGTTTCGGAAGCCCTCCCCGCCGGATGGCAAGCCTTTACCGCGCCCCGGGAATCCGGGGCGCGGTTGGCGGGTTAGGGGCGGCTAGACCGTTAGTTGCGCAATACGCGATACAAGCCGAACATTCACGCCTCATCCCTTAACACGGCGGCATTCGCCTCGTCGCGCTCATGCCGGATCGGCAATCGGATCGAGAAAGTCGAACCGCGCCCCGGCTCGCTCATCACGTCGATGGTGCCGCGATGGCGCTCGACGATCCCGTGCGACACCGACAGACCGAGCCCCGTGCCCTGCCTGACCGGCTTCGTCGTGAAGAACGGATCGAAGATCCGCCGCACGATGTCGGGCGTCATGCCCGTGCCGGTATCGCTGATCGCGATCGACACCTGCTCGCCGTCGCTCGACGTGCGGATCGTGATCACGCCGCGCTCGGGAATCGCGTGCGCCGCGTTCACCAGCAGGTTCATGAAGACCTGGTTCAACTGCGACGGCAGGCATTCGACCTGCGGCACGTCGCCGTAATCGCGCACGATCTCGGCCTTGTACTTGAGTTCGTTGTGGACGACGTTGAGCGTGCTTTCCAGCCCCGCGCGAAGATCGACCACGCTCCACTCGTCGCTGGCCGGACGCGAGAAATCGCGCAGGTCCTGCACGATGCGCCGCACGCGCAGCGCGCCGTCGATCGACTCGTCGATCAGCGTCGCGATCTCGCCGCGCACGTAGTCGAGGTCCGCCGCGCGTCCCGCGGCCGCCAGCGCAACGCGGGTTTCGGCGTCGTGCCTCGGCAGCGCGGCTTCATGCGCGGCGATCACGTCGAGCAGGCTGCGCACCCACGTCTTCAACGTATTGAGGTTCGCGCTGACGAACCCGATCGGATTGTTGATCTCGTGCGCGACACCGGCCGCGAGCTGGCCGATCGATGCGAGCTTTTCCGACTGCAGCAGCTGCACGTGGGTTTCCTCGAGCGCATGCAACAGGCGCCGCTGCTCGTCCTTCTCCTGTTCGAGCCGCGCCTGCGCGGCCTTGCGTTCGTCGATCTCGCGCGCCATGTGCGCGCGGGTGCGCTGCAGCGTCTCGGTCGTCAGCTCGTACCGGCGCAGCGCCTGTTCGAGCTCGGCCGTCCGCACCTGCACGAGGTCCTCGAGCATGTCGGTGATGCCGCGCAGGAACATCGTGCGCGCGTCGAAGCGCGAGATCATCAGCGTCACGATCAGGATCGCCAGCGTGAACAGCGCGACCGTCGTCGCGAGCCACGGCGTGTCGACCCCGTTCGCGGCGCCGCAGCGCGCGTCCGGCGCGAAATGCGCGGCCGCCATCGCCGTGTAGTGCATGCCGGTAATCGCGATGCCCATCAGCGTGGCCGCGCCCGCGCGTCGCGCGATCGCAAATCCCGCATGCCGCGTGCGCAGCGCCTGCGCGATCCACAACGCGGCGGTCGACGCGATCACCGCGATGCCGATCGACGCGGCGAACAGCGCGACATCGTAGCGAATGCCGGGTTCCATGCGCATCGCGGCCATCCCCGCGTAATGCATGCCGGCGATCCCGCCGCCCATCAGCACGCCGCCCGCAAGCAGCCGGGAACGCGTCAGTGTGGCGCGCGTCACCACGCTCAGCGCGAAGTACGACACGAGCACGGCAATCGCCAGCGACGCGCCCGTCTCGACCAGGTCGTAGCCGAGCGGAATCGGCAGTGAAAACGCGAGCATGCCGACGAAATGCATCGACCAGATGCCCGTGCCCATCGCCGCCGCGCCGCCGCCCAGCCACATGCGCCTGAGCTTCGGGTTGTCGAGCAGCGAAATGAAGGCCGCGAGGTCGAGGGTCGTATAGGAGGCCAGCGTCGCGATCGCGACCGACAGCAGGACGAGCGGAAGATTGTAGGTGCCGTGCATGGTCGCGCCCGGTCAGGTGAAGGTGCCGTTGCCGCGTGGTGCGGCAGGTCGTGCTTCCGGTCATGCAACGCGCCGCCGTTACCCGGCCGGGCCGCCGGCCGCCGGCGCAGGCTCCCGCGCGCTCGGGGCGGCAAGCACCAGAATGTCGAACGGCGTCCCTTCCCGAGCTTCGAAGCGGCGCACGAGCTCGATCTGGTGCGCGGACATCACGCTGCCCTTGGTCATCAGCAGCACGCCGCGATGCGTGCGCAGGTCGTCGGCGAGCTGCATCCCTTCGCGCAGCTGCCCGGATTTCACTTCCGACACGGACGATGCAATGCCCAATGTCGCGGGCCTTTGCATCAGCGCAACGAAGCGTTCGACGATCTGCGGGTCGTAACGCACGCCGGCCTGCGAACGCCTTGCGTCGAGCGCCTGCTCGACCGAATGCGGCGCACCGATGTCGCCGTTGCGCAGCCCTTCGAAATCGCGCGCGATCGCGACGATCCGCGAGCCGAGCGGAATATCGATGCCCGCGAGGCCGTCCGGCGTGCCGCGCCCGTTGAAGCGCTCGTACTGGTGCAGCACGATCGACGCGACCTTGTGCAATTGCGCGACCGGCGTCAGCACCATCTGCGCGCGCAGCGGATGCTGCTGGAACAGCCGCGCCTCGTCCGTCGTCATGCGGCTCAGCGGCTTGTGCAGCAATTCGTCCGGCAGCGACAGCTTGCCGATGCCATGCAGCAGCCCCGCGAAATAGACGTCCTGCGCGTGAAGGCTGGACATCTCGGACGCGGACGCGAGATGCCGCGCGATTTCGCCGATGCGCATCGACTGCCCGCTGGCCGACCCGCAGCGCATCTCGATCATGCTCGCGCACACCTGGACCATCGCGGTGAAACTGCTTTTCAGGTCGCGTTGCGCGGCTTCGAGGAACATCACGGTCTGGCCGAGCTCCTCCGTGCGTGCGCGAACCTGCGTTTCGAGTTCCGTGTTGAAGCGGCGCAGCGCTTCGTTCTGCGCCTGCGTGAGCGCCGTCAGCCGCGCCGCCTCGTGCCGCAAACGGCGCTGCTCCAGCGCCTGTTCGATGGTCAGCAGCAGGTCGTGATCGTCCCACGGCTTGTTCAGGTAGCGATAGACGCCGCCGTCGTTGACGGCCTGCATGACCGACGCGATCTCCGCATAACCGGTCAGCAGGATGCGCATCGTGTCGGGCTGCAAGTCCCGCGCGCGGGCGAGGAACGCCGCGCCGCTCATGCCCGGCATCCGCATGTCGGACACGATCAGGTCGACCTCGGTCGACGCCAGCACCTCGAGGGCGGCCTCGCCGCCGTCGGCGGTCAGCACCTCATAGCGCGCCGGCCTGAGCAGGCGCTTGAGCGCCGACAGCACCGCGGGCTCGTCGTCGACCAGCAGGATCACCGGCGCGGCGGGCGACTCGTCGGCCGGCTGCGTCGCATCGACTGTCGTGCTGCCGCCTGTTGCGCTGTGGGTTGCCGGCGTCGT is a genomic window of Burkholderia cepacia containing:
- a CDS encoding HD domain-containing phosphohydrolase, with translation MTTPATHSATGGSTTVDATQPADESPAAPVILLVDDEPAVLSALKRLLRPARYEVLTADGGEAALEVLASTEVDLIVSDMRMPGMSGAAFLARARDLQPDTMRILLTGYAEIASVMQAVNDGGVYRYLNKPWDDHDLLLTIEQALEQRRLRHEAARLTALTQAQNEALRRFNTELETQVRARTEELGQTVMFLEAAQRDLKSSFTAMVQVCASMIEMRCGSASGQSMRIGEIARHLASASEMSSLHAQDVYFAGLLHGIGKLSLPDELLHKPLSRMTTDEARLFQQHPLRAQMVLTPVAQLHKVASIVLHQYERFNGRGTPDGLAGIDIPLGSRIVAIARDFEGLRNGDIGAPHSVEQALDARRSQAGVRYDPQIVERFVALMQRPATLGIASSVSEVKSGQLREGMQLADDLRTHRGVLLMTKGSVMSAHQIELVRRFEAREGTPFDILVLAAPSAREPAPAAGGPAG
- a CDS encoding small multidrug resistance protein; the protein is MNWLILAASGAFGGLASVLLRIAAVQGAAAGASALLPWVLRGAAIGAYGAGFVLYAFALRKANLSVAYPLMVAISILVVLGFTALHEHVLRPTQVVGALVILVGIWLVTRST
- a CDS encoding histidine kinase encodes the protein MHGTYNLPLVLLSVAIATLASYTTLDLAAFISLLDNPKLRRMWLGGGAAAMGTGIWSMHFVGMLAFSLPIPLGYDLVETGASLAIAVLVSYFALSVVTRATLTRSRLLAGGVLMGGGIAGMHYAGMAAMRMEPGIRYDVALFAASIGIAVIASTAALWIAQALRTRHAGFAIARRAGAATLMGIAITGMHYTAMAAAHFAPDARCGAANGVDTPWLATTVALFTLAILIVTLMISRFDARTMFLRGITDMLEDLVQVRTAELEQALRRYELTTETLQRTRAHMAREIDERKAAQARLEQEKDEQRRLLHALEETHVQLLQSEKLASIGQLAAGVAHEINNPIGFVSANLNTLKTWVRSLLDVIAAHEAALPRHDAETRVALAAAGRAADLDYVRGEIATLIDESIDGALRVRRIVQDLRDFSRPASDEWSVVDLRAGLESTLNVVHNELKYKAEIVRDYGDVPQVECLPSQLNQVFMNLLVNAAHAIPERGVITIRTSSDGEQVSIAISDTGTGMTPDIVRRIFDPFFTTKPVRQGTGLGLSVSHGIVERHRGTIDVMSEPGRGSTFSIRLPIRHERDEANAAVLRDEA
- a CDS encoding glycosyl hydrolase family 18 protein; amino-acid sequence: MQRSIHRLCLPLIGASSLIVASSAAYALPSCSAWQSSQIYNAGDYALYNGQTWQAQWWTRGETPTASQGGVWQQRAANSCAPISGGGSGSGVPPEPTPTVGYNVGSYFTQWGIYQRQYFVKNLMASGGDKKLTVLNYAFGNVYANGQCGMVTVAENGNGDGGDAWADYQRTVSAAESVDGQADSWDTPLRGNFNQLRKLKLKNPQLKVLIALGGWTWSKNFSTAAASDASRQALVSSCINLYIKGNLPQQENAGGQGVALGVFDGFDIDWEYPVAGGLPTNHYSAADKQNFTLLLAEFRRQLDALGQQNKRRYYLSAALGAGVDKIRNTEPSNYGAYLDWANVMSYDFHGGWEAQGPTNFHSNLYPDPANPAQNDAKFYDIDDAVNALVSAGLARNRINVGIPFYGRGWTGVAAGPSGNGLYQSATGPAPGTYEAGYEDYRVLAGRAGARYVHPVTKQLWSYDGTQFWSYDTPDVIRAKLGYVKAQQLGGVFSWSLDGDDMQGSLLSTMSELRSATAATKPAGVTPNR
- a CDS encoding UbiA family prenyltransferase; its protein translation is MRETRDLPLVVDLDGTLTTTDTLAESVIRAVRRKPASLLRFPFWLASGRSTFKARIAEQADLRVEHLPYRAPLVEYLEQEQQRGRKIILATAAHRSIAERVGEHLDLFDEVIATDGETNLKGEAKLESIRKHVGERFVYAGDSKADLPVWAAAQGAILAGAAPAVTATIRDTVRVEREFSNECANVATWCKALRVHQWLKNLLLFVPLLTAFAFFDADKIGTLVLAFFALSLGASATYIANDLWDLDNDRRHPRKRNRPFAKGTLSIAQGIGGGAVLLTLAFALACAVSAQFAAMFVLYLMLTTAYSWRLKSIVLLDVIVLSLLYTHRIVAGAVAVGIAVSHWLLAFSVLTFLSLALVKRCSELVLLRQSDKRESAGRDYRVGDLEVLWPFGIGASLAAVVVFGLFISAPETAARYASPHLLWLVQIALIYLFGRLWVTTVRGAMHDDPIVHLLENRGSLGVLLVMVAIVLVAHFLPIL